In one window of Miscanthus floridulus cultivar M001 chromosome 12, ASM1932011v1, whole genome shotgun sequence DNA:
- the LOC136496271 gene encoding uncharacterized protein codes for MLCWPNAYCLHGEPIITQFPSPLSPDSKNSVLCSLLLPRLSAQLPPSLQWQVYIPGPGSKQSHVIISPTRSQHSSTRRRRAAARRRELAPCHAGNAHASLSLWRRRVEWSGPPSFSVSFFPALSNFSAIPATFLPPGPGLAVPSPASALTAAGQSWSKAKGPRRRRRLRRNATSASPSGPWRRPAPPSYPPSSSTPSTSPRLGMCPDTDVHSVLVSSCRRGLQAQAAGVVYNQVQPIMQHWWNQWLGPFSPEAFSTEEPWTCFLKSLDRKEFLDYGEVQVQTWHWLYQWLEYICLVMIYCAIGLKNTRTCNCPKLRPCAPLISGSIARSLACIACSPIELARTRMLAFKASNVGGKPPGMWKTLIGVLSSRQNIRSPENVRGYHLLWTGLGAQLARDAPYSAICWTILEPIRRHVTQLFGDQSNAAVILGANFSAGFIAGVISAGATCPLDVAKTRRQIEKDPERVLSMNTRRVLLEVWRKEGLEGLFRGAGPRMARAGPSVGIVVSSYEVMKHIMHRKHAVQTYD; via the exons ATGTTATGCTGGCCCAATGCGTACTGCTTGCACGGAGAGCCTATTATAACTCAGTTTCCATCACCATTGTCCCCTGACAGCAAGAACAG TGTGCTCTGCTCGCTGTTGCTACCTCGGCTGTCGGCTCAGCTCCCTCCCTCTCTGCAATGGCAAGTGTATATTCCTGGTCCGGGTTCCAAGCAAAGCCACGTCATCATCTCTCCTACTAGGTCACAGCACAGCAGTACACGCCGACGCAGAGCAGCAGCACGCCGTCGCGAGCTTGCCCCGTGTCACGCCGGGAACGCGCACGCGTCGCTTTCTCTCTGGAGGCGCCGTGTCGAGTGGAGCGGTCCACCATCTTTTTCGGTTTCCTTCTTCCCCGCCCTCTCGAATTTCTCCGCTATTCCTGCGACCTTCCTCCCCCCCGGCCCCGGCCTCGCGGTCCCTTCCCCCGCCTCCGCTCTCACCGCGGCCGGCCAGTCATGGAGCAAGGCCAagggcccccgccgccgccgccgcctgcgacGGAACGCGACATCGGCTTCGCCGAGCGGGCCGTGGCGGCGGCCGGCGCCGCCGTCATATCCGCCGTCCTCGTCAACCCCCTCAACGTCGCCAAG GCTTGGAATGTGTCCGGATACTGATGTTCATTCGGTCCTCGTTTCCTCTTGCAGACGAGGGTTGCAAGCACAAGCTGCTGGAGTGGTTTATAACCAG GTGCAACCCATCATGCAGCACTGGTGGAATCAATGGTTAGGCCCGTTCAGTCCTGAAGCTTTCAGTACAGAGGAACCATGGACGTGTTTTCTGAAGTCACTAGACAG GAAGGAATTTTTAGATTATGGAGAGGTACAGGTGCAAACCTGGCATTGGCTGTACCAATG GTTGGAATATATATGCCTTGTTATGATTTATTGCGCAATCGGATTGAAGAATACTCGGACTTGCAATTGTCCCAAGCTTAGACCATGTGCTCCTCTTATTTCTGGCTCTATTGCACGATCATTGGCATGCATAGCTTGTTCCCCTATTGAGTTAGCAAGAACACGTATGCTG GCCTTCAAAGCATCAAATGTTGGAGGGAAGCCCCCTGGAATGTGGAAGACCTTGATAGGTGTGCTTTCATCGAGACAAAACATCAGGAGCCCTGAAAACG TTCGAGGATACCACCTCCTATGGACTGGTCTGGGAGCACAACTAGCACGCGATGCCCCCTACTCAGCTATATGTTGGACAATTCTTGAACCA ATTAGAAGACATGTGACACAACTATTCGGTGATCAAAGCAATGCAGCAGTTATATTGGGGGCAAACTTTTCTGCGGGCTTCATTGCTGGGGTTATCTCTGCTGGTGCTACCTGCCCTCTTGATGTTGCCAAGACACGCAGACAAATAGAG AAGGATCCTGAAAGGGTATTAAGCATGAACACAAGGCGCGTATTGCTTGAGGTTTGGAG GAAGGAAGGTCTGGAAGGTCTGTTCAGAGGTGCAGGCCCTCGAATGGCGCGCGCAGGCCCGTCGGTCGGCATCGTCGTCTCCTCCTATGAAGTCATGAAGCACATTATGCACAGGAAACATGCAGTGCAGACCTATGATTAA